A DNA window from Deinococcus multiflagellatus contains the following coding sequences:
- a CDS encoding glutamine synthetase III family protein — MNHDFDVISAARNWRTDASTSATPHDIVSGVYASDVLTLEGLKTRLSKPTFKSLQATLERGATLDPSIADTVALAMKTWAMEKGATHYTHWFHPLTGSTAEKHDSFVSPDGDGAAIAAFSGKELIQAEPDASSFPSGGLRATFEARGYTAWDASSPAFIMRHANGATLCIPTAFASWTGEALDNKTPLLRSVEALNKAVTPALKLFGASEGTRVSSTLGAEQEYFLIAEEYFYRRPDLVMTGRTLFGAQPPRGQELEDHYFGAIPDRVLSFMTDAEQQLYALGIPVKTRHNEVAPGQFEIAPIFEDSNIAADHQQLTMQVLRNTARKYGLVALLHEKPFAGVNGSGKHCNWSMATNKGENLLEPGDTPHENLQFLFFTSAVIKAVDDHQDLLRISVASASNDHRLGANEAPPAILSIFLGSELTEIFDRLESGQGGRGSEAGLLGLGTNVLPPLPRHAGDRNRTSPFAFTGNKFEFRAAGSSQSISFPITVLNTIVADAVSQLAAELEGKLGAGEDLNAAVADIVKATYAKHKRIVFNGDGYSEEWHKEAEHARGLLNLRTTLDAVEHLTDEKNAALFSKFGVLSDRELAARQEIMYDIYFKTVNIEGETTEYMARTMILPAAVKYLGDLHAAGQGRAVKAIATEVEAAADALYDATQTLSAHNAALGGDEVHEKAHHMRDHVLPAMQDVRTAADRLEKLVAGTHWPLPTYRQMLFVK; from the coding sequence GCGCCACCCTGGACCCCAGCATTGCCGACACCGTGGCCCTGGCCATGAAGACCTGGGCGATGGAAAAGGGCGCCACCCACTACACCCACTGGTTCCACCCCCTGACCGGGTCCACCGCCGAGAAGCACGATTCCTTTGTGTCGCCGGACGGCGACGGCGCGGCCATTGCGGCCTTCAGCGGCAAGGAACTGATTCAGGCCGAGCCCGACGCGTCGTCTTTCCCCTCGGGCGGCCTGCGCGCCACCTTTGAAGCGCGTGGCTACACCGCCTGGGACGCCTCGTCACCCGCTTTCATCATGCGCCACGCCAACGGCGCGACCCTGTGCATTCCCACGGCCTTTGCATCCTGGACCGGCGAGGCGCTGGACAACAAGACGCCGCTGCTGCGCTCGGTGGAAGCGCTGAACAAGGCCGTGACCCCCGCCCTGAAACTCTTCGGGGCCAGCGAGGGCACCCGCGTGAGCAGCACCCTGGGCGCCGAGCAGGAATACTTCCTGATTGCCGAGGAATACTTCTACCGCCGCCCCGACCTCGTGATGACCGGGCGCACCCTGTTCGGCGCGCAGCCCCCGCGCGGCCAGGAGCTGGAAGACCACTACTTCGGCGCCATTCCCGACCGCGTGCTGAGCTTCATGACCGATGCCGAGCAGCAGCTGTACGCCCTGGGCATTCCGGTCAAGACCCGCCACAACGAGGTGGCCCCCGGGCAGTTTGAAATTGCCCCGATTTTCGAGGACAGTAACATTGCCGCTGACCACCAGCAGCTCACCATGCAGGTGCTGCGCAACACCGCGCGCAAGTACGGCCTCGTGGCCCTGCTGCACGAGAAGCCCTTTGCCGGCGTGAACGGTTCGGGCAAGCACTGCAACTGGAGCATGGCGACCAACAAGGGCGAGAACCTGCTGGAGCCCGGCGACACCCCGCACGAGAACCTGCAGTTCCTGTTCTTCACCAGCGCCGTTATCAAGGCCGTAGACGACCACCAGGACCTGCTGCGCATCAGCGTGGCCAGCGCCAGCAACGACCACCGTCTGGGGGCCAACGAGGCGCCGCCCGCCATTCTGTCCATCTTCCTGGGCAGCGAACTGACCGAGATCTTCGACCGTCTGGAATCCGGCCAGGGTGGGCGCGGCAGCGAAGCCGGGCTGCTGGGCCTGGGGACGAACGTGCTGCCCCCGCTGCCCCGCCACGCCGGGGACCGCAACCGCACCAGCCCCTTTGCCTTTACCGGCAACAAGTTCGAGTTCCGCGCGGCGGGCAGCAGCCAGAGCATTTCCTTCCCTATCACGGTGCTGAACACCATCGTGGCCGACGCCGTGAGCCAGCTGGCCGCCGAACTGGAAGGCAAACTGGGCGCGGGCGAGGACCTGAACGCGGCCGTGGCAGACATCGTGAAAGCCACCTATGCCAAGCACAAGCGCATTGTGTTCAACGGCGACGGCTACAGCGAGGAGTGGCACAAGGAAGCCGAGCACGCGCGCGGCCTGCTGAACCTGCGCACCACCCTGGACGCGGTCGAGCACCTGACCGACGAGAAGAACGCGGCGCTGTTCAGCAAGTTTGGTGTCCTGAGCGACCGCGAACTCGCCGCGCGCCAGGAAATCATGTACGACATCTACTTCAAGACGGTGAACATTGAGGGCGAGACCACCGAGTACATGGCCCGCACCATGATTCTGCCTGCCGCCGTGAAGTACCTGGGCGACCTGCACGCCGCTGGACAGGGCCGCGCCGTGAAGGCCATCGCCACTGAAGTGGAAGCCGCCGCCGACGCCCTGTACGACGCCACCCAGACCCTCAGCGCGCACAACGCGGCCCTGGGCGGCGACGAGGTGCACGAAAAGGCCCACCACATGCGCGACCATGTGCTGCCCGCCATGCAGGACGTGCGCACGGCCGCCGACCGCCTGGAAAAACTGGTGGCCGGGACCCACTGGCCCCTGCCCACCTACCGCCAGATGCTGTTTGTGAAGTAA